From a single Lewinella sp. LCG006 genomic region:
- a CDS encoding RNA polymerase sigma factor, translated as MTESEIIRGCQRGKAKYQKALVLRYSPMMMTVARRYCRDDHAAKDVLQEAFIRIFRAIERYQETGSFAAWLRRIVINIALQSKDKAAYQREQAGLEEITHPLVAPNVIQQLGAEELIALIQQLPDGFRDVFNLYVVEGYAHDEIADILGIAPGTSRSQLVRARQKLQAMILQQEKETYVKRVG; from the coding sequence ATGACGGAAAGCGAAATCATTCGCGGGTGTCAACGAGGAAAAGCGAAGTACCAGAAAGCACTGGTGCTTCGCTACTCGCCCATGATGATGACCGTAGCGCGACGCTACTGCCGTGATGATCATGCTGCTAAAGATGTACTGCAAGAAGCGTTTATTCGCATTTTTCGGGCGATTGAAAGGTACCAGGAAACGGGTTCTTTCGCGGCGTGGTTGCGCAGGATAGTCATCAACATCGCCTTGCAATCCAAAGACAAAGCTGCTTATCAGCGAGAGCAAGCCGGTTTGGAAGAGATCACACATCCTTTGGTTGCTCCCAATGTGATTCAGCAATTAGGTGCGGAAGAACTGATCGCTTTGATACAGCAGTTGCCCGATGGTTTTCGGGATGTTTTTAATTTATACGTTGTAGAAGGTTACGCACACGATGAAATTGCAGATATACTTGGAATTGCTCCCGGTACATCTCGCTCACAGTTGGTACGTGCGCGGCAAAAATTGCAGGCCATGATTTTACAACAAGAAAAGGAGACTTATGTCAAACGAGTTGGATAA
- a CDS encoding DUF2279 domain-containing protein has product MDQRLLVSLLLWVAFSTSAFAQHSWQWMTPSDTLNKQRFWGTIGAGAIIYSGAAYGLYQTWYKDYELTKFRTFNDAREWQQMDKAGHFLTTYSEARWLYDGARWTGLDKKRSLWLAGGISMFLQSTLEVMDGYSAEWGFSWSDMGFNALGMGLFVTQESLWEEQRILLKISFNRRLPSSTPLLSTNGEATSSLRMRHLELYGSSIAERFLKDYNTMTIWASVSPKAFAPESRWPAWLNIAVGYGSENLYGGFSNTWSDDQGNSFVLPEADYPRYRQLYLSFDINLKKIPTKRPLLRSALSILNVIKIPAPALQWNTLGQVKFHPLHF; this is encoded by the coding sequence ATGGATCAACGACTTCTAGTTTCACTTCTCCTGTGGGTTGCTTTCAGCACTTCTGCCTTTGCGCAACATTCCTGGCAATGGATGACACCATCCGACACCTTGAACAAGCAACGTTTTTGGGGAACGATTGGTGCAGGAGCCATTATTTATAGTGGTGCTGCTTATGGTTTATACCAGACCTGGTACAAAGATTATGAACTGACCAAATTTAGAACCTTCAATGATGCCCGTGAATGGCAACAAATGGACAAGGCGGGACATTTTCTAACCACTTATTCCGAAGCCCGTTGGTTGTACGATGGTGCGCGTTGGACGGGATTAGACAAAAAGCGTTCGCTCTGGTTAGCCGGAGGAATAAGCATGTTTTTACAGAGTACCCTTGAAGTCATGGATGGCTATTCAGCCGAATGGGGCTTCTCTTGGTCAGATATGGGATTCAATGCGCTGGGGATGGGCTTATTTGTCACTCAAGAAAGCTTGTGGGAAGAGCAGCGGATTCTTTTAAAAATTTCCTTCAACCGTCGGCTCCCCTCCTCCACTCCCCTGCTGAGCACCAATGGAGAAGCAACGAGTAGCCTCCGAATGCGCCATTTAGAACTTTACGGTTCTTCTATTGCCGAGCGGTTTCTCAAAGACTATAATACGATGACGATTTGGGCCAGCGTAAGCCCGAAAGCTTTTGCCCCGGAAAGCCGCTGGCCAGCGTGGTTGAATATAGCGGTGGGGTATGGTTCGGAAAATCTCTACGGTGGGTTTTCCAACACTTGGTCGGATGACCAGGGTAATAGTTTTGTGCTTCCGGAAGCGGACTATCCCCGTTATCGTCAGCTTTATCTCTCTTTTGATATTAATTTAAAGAAAATACCCACCAAAAGGCCCCTGCTCAGGTCAGCATTGAGCATTCTGAATGTGATCAAAATTCCTGCTCCAGCATTGCAATGGAATACTTTAGGCCAAGTGAAGTTTCACCCCCTCCACTTCTAA
- a CDS encoding MFS transporter — MDILDTPDAAPAIKNNPRTINGWAMFDWANSAFALVITVAIFPPYFLSVTNDVILIGSLEVSNSSLFAFAISAAYILIALVSPWLSGIADAGGRKMWFLKFFTTFGAVGCLSLLWFNGMSTLWVGTIGFIMAMIGFAGGLVFYNSYLPDIATEDMYDRVSARGFAFGYVGSVLLLIINLIMILKPQFFGLPAEDTLPARISFAMVGLWWIGFSQIPFRRLPKDQRRGSDKISTMAKQGYQEIKKVWKDLKHQQEVKRFLYSFFCYSMGVQTILYLASVFAEKELAFAAEELIYVVLILQIVAIGGAYLFALISEFRGNVFSLASMLIIWIAICLSAYFVEGKAEFYYIAGAVGLVMGGIQSLSRSTYSKLLPENTEDTTSYFSFYDVLEKVAIVSGTFIFGLAELITGNIRNSILVLGVFFLLSLVLLLRLKVRRPKRRVAKV, encoded by the coding sequence ATGGATATACTGGATACGCCGGACGCGGCACCTGCAATCAAAAACAATCCCAGAACCATCAATGGTTGGGCGATGTTTGACTGGGCCAACTCTGCTTTTGCCCTCGTTATTACCGTTGCCATTTTCCCTCCTTACTTTTTGAGTGTCACCAACGATGTCATCCTTATTGGCTCCTTAGAGGTTTCCAACAGCAGTCTGTTTGCCTTTGCTATTTCGGCAGCCTATATTCTAATTGCCCTGGTTTCTCCCTGGCTATCAGGCATTGCTGATGCGGGAGGACGGAAAATGTGGTTTTTGAAGTTTTTTACCACCTTCGGCGCGGTTGGCTGTCTATCTCTCCTGTGGTTCAATGGTATGTCCACCTTGTGGGTAGGAACCATTGGCTTTATCATGGCCATGATAGGCTTTGCAGGTGGCCTGGTTTTTTACAACAGCTACTTACCTGATATCGCTACGGAGGACATGTATGATCGGGTGAGTGCCCGTGGATTTGCCTTCGGTTACGTCGGCAGTGTATTGCTGCTGATCATCAACCTGATTATGATTCTCAAGCCACAATTCTTTGGCCTTCCGGCCGAAGACACCCTGCCCGCGAGAATCTCTTTCGCGATGGTAGGACTATGGTGGATTGGGTTTTCACAGATTCCTTTTCGCAGATTGCCTAAGGATCAGCGGCGCGGAAGCGACAAGATCAGCACCATGGCCAAACAAGGCTACCAGGAAATAAAAAAAGTGTGGAAAGACCTTAAGCACCAACAAGAAGTAAAGCGCTTTCTCTACAGCTTTTTTTGCTACAGTATGGGCGTTCAAACCATCTTGTACCTAGCTTCGGTTTTTGCTGAAAAAGAACTTGCTTTCGCCGCTGAAGAGCTGATTTATGTGGTATTGATTCTACAGATTGTCGCTATTGGCGGTGCTTATCTTTTTGCGCTGATTTCTGAATTTCGAGGTAATGTTTTTAGCCTCGCGAGTATGCTAATCATCTGGATTGCCATCTGTCTTTCTGCTTATTTCGTTGAGGGGAAAGCAGAATTTTACTATATAGCCGGAGCGGTAGGTTTGGTCATGGGTGGAATTCAGTCGCTCTCCCGCTCTACCTATTCCAAGTTGCTCCCAGAAAACACAGAAGACACTACCTCCTATTTTAGCTTTTATGATGTTTTAGAAAAAGTAGCCATCGTTTCAGGCACCTTTATCTTTGGTTTGGCCGAACTGATTACGGGCAATATCCGCAACAGCATTTTAGTGCTGGGGGTCTTTTTTCTGCTCAGCCTTGTGCTGCTGCTACGCCTGAAGGTTCGCCGTCCGAAACGTAGGGTGGCTAAGGTTTAA
- a CDS encoding NTP transferase domain-containing protein: MNTVIEKKLGVVLLAAGEASRMGMPKQLLVHQKEPLIRHMAKLLLKLHQPVAVVLGARAGLIQPVIEDLPLQVLINENWKLGMGTSVSMGVEVFRAMDGILFCVVDQPYLDEKLLRNFMEAFDELKEGDHGMLTSRYKNGQLGVPALFGKVWFDELGSVSPEEGARKIIKREQNQLIAIDFPEGLFDLDRPADWDEFRKK; the protein is encoded by the coding sequence ATGAATACAGTCATTGAAAAAAAGTTAGGTGTCGTACTCTTAGCTGCCGGAGAGGCCAGCAGAATGGGAATGCCCAAACAGCTTTTGGTTCACCAGAAAGAGCCCTTAATTCGGCATATGGCTAAATTGTTGTTGAAATTACATCAGCCGGTAGCTGTGGTCTTGGGGGCTCGGGCGGGTTTAATTCAACCAGTAATAGAAGACCTACCGCTCCAGGTACTCATCAATGAAAATTGGAAACTCGGTATGGGAACTTCCGTTTCCATGGGAGTAGAGGTGTTTAGAGCAATGGATGGCATTTTGTTTTGTGTTGTCGATCAGCCTTATTTAGATGAAAAACTATTGCGAAATTTTATGGAAGCTTTCGATGAATTGAAAGAAGGTGATCATGGAATGCTTACTTCTCGCTATAAAAACGGACAATTAGGGGTGCCTGCGTTATTTGGCAAGGTGTGGTTTGATGAGTTGGGTAGCGTCTCGCCAGAGGAAGGCGCTCGGAAAATTATTAAAAGAGAACAAAACCAACTGATAGCTATTGATTTTCCAGAAGGTTTATTTGACCTGGATCGACCAGCAGATTGGGACGAATTTCGAAAAAAGTAG
- a CDS encoding carboxypeptidase-like regulatory domain-containing protein — MKNWIFLLLALPLITFSCRKDTDIITTTGTEYQPPIVIVTADLAGQVVDLNGVGIDNAMVRLGSQVAVTNAEGLYQFRSVQMNAKGAYVTVTKAGYFLGSDRFYPANGSRNTNRIQLLPKTLAGTVTGSQGGTIEVQDARIELPANSVVNPQGQVVTGQVEVYAQWLDPTDENLGDFMPGGLFGVNEAGQEVTMTSMGMLAVELYDQSGNKLQIAPGRKAMLSYPIPAELRSIAPTEIPLWYFDETDGVWIEDGKAIMDGDFYYGEVSHFTFWNVDFPYGTETIDITGCVQFEDGSSASFESFTVAVEGQGSIIWGRTDDAGHFYGPVPAGEVLNFYFSNPCGGGQVVSVGPFTADTDLSECLTLQSPSDATISGQVVDCNGDGVDGAIVMLNHNIWYYSEVVIADENGFFEYTYLGCTSTELNIVVYDFDNLESSEPASYTLTDDLDIGTIAACGVVLESFLSSDANGTLLDFVDLTLSIDTIELSPDSIIFETYSVISGRGFDTNNSQHQITLYLNELGVGSYTGIDVGYNYNQYESPIGGGMFLYCYPPCGSVTVNITNNEGPGGFLEGNYSGTSNGYEGTQQQTQQLIDVPVSGTFRVRIPD; from the coding sequence ATGAAAAATTGGATTTTCCTTTTATTGGCTCTGCCACTGATTACATTTAGCTGTCGAAAAGACACTGACATCATTACTACTACCGGTACGGAATACCAGCCACCTATCGTAATTGTCACGGCAGATCTTGCCGGACAAGTTGTTGATTTGAATGGCGTCGGGATCGATAATGCTATGGTGCGCTTGGGGAGCCAAGTTGCTGTTACCAATGCTGAAGGTCTCTACCAATTCCGCAGCGTACAGATGAATGCCAAGGGGGCCTATGTTACCGTTACAAAAGCGGGCTATTTTCTGGGTTCTGATCGCTTTTATCCCGCCAATGGTTCTCGTAATACCAATCGGATTCAATTGCTTCCCAAAACTTTAGCAGGAACCGTAACGGGCAGCCAGGGAGGCACTATTGAGGTTCAGGATGCTCGAATAGAGCTGCCTGCCAACAGTGTGGTTAACCCACAAGGTCAGGTCGTAACAGGCCAGGTCGAAGTCTATGCTCAGTGGCTTGATCCAACAGATGAAAACCTTGGCGACTTTATGCCTGGTGGTTTGTTTGGTGTAAATGAAGCTGGACAGGAGGTGACCATGACTTCCATGGGGATGTTGGCCGTAGAACTGTACGACCAGTCTGGTAATAAACTACAAATAGCTCCTGGCCGTAAGGCAATGTTGAGCTATCCTATCCCTGCGGAACTTCGCTCTATTGCTCCAACAGAAATTCCGCTCTGGTATTTTGATGAAACCGATGGCGTTTGGATTGAAGATGGTAAAGCCATTATGGATGGTGACTTCTACTATGGTGAAGTAAGCCACTTTACTTTCTGGAATGTTGATTTCCCTTATGGTACAGAGACCATTGACATCACTGGTTGTGTCCAATTCGAGGACGGATCATCTGCTTCATTTGAATCCTTTACGGTTGCCGTAGAAGGTCAGGGTTCGATTATTTGGGGAAGAACGGATGATGCTGGTCATTTTTACGGCCCAGTGCCTGCTGGCGAAGTCTTGAATTTTTACTTCAGTAATCCATGTGGAGGAGGCCAGGTAGTTTCTGTAGGACCATTTACTGCTGACACTGACTTGTCGGAGTGCTTAACCTTACAAAGTCCTTCTGATGCTACTATTAGCGGCCAGGTGGTTGATTGTAATGGTGATGGTGTTGACGGAGCTATCGTCATGCTTAATCACAACATCTGGTATTATTCAGAAGTAGTAATAGCTGATGAGAATGGTTTCTTTGAGTATACTTACCTAGGTTGTACGAGTACCGAGTTAAATATTGTGGTTTACGATTTTGATAACCTTGAGTCTTCAGAACCTGCTAGCTACACCTTAACGGATGACCTTGATATTGGTACGATTGCGGCTTGTGGTGTAGTTTTAGAGAGTTTCCTGAGCAGTGATGCCAATGGTACATTACTTGATTTTGTTGATCTTACTTTATCGATTGATACGATTGAGCTTTCTCCCGATAGCATTATCTTCGAAACTTACAGTGTCATTAGTGGCCGTGGTTTTGACACAAATAATAGCCAGCATCAGATTACTTTGTACCTGAACGAACTTGGAGTTGGATCTTACACTGGCATAGATGTGGGATACAACTATAATCAATATGAGAGCCCCATTGGTGGTGGTATGTTCTTGTACTGTTACCCTCCTTGTGGTAGTGTAACGGTGAATATTACCAATAACGAAGGCCCAGGAGGGTTCTTGGAAGGTAATTATTCAGGAACTTCAAATGGCTATGAAGGTACACAACAACAGACGCAGCAATTAATTGATGTGCCAGTGAGTGGAACGTTCCGAGTGCGAATTCCTGACTAG
- a CDS encoding RimK family alpha-L-glutamate ligase, translated as MNIGILSRSTELYSTRSLYRAGKRRGHAMHVIDHTRCSLMIDAAEPNIFYQSKPLDFLDAVIPRIGASVTGLGAAVINQFELMGIVSPTSPEALQLARDKLRSFQTLVQHQIPVPKTFMINPSEDLKEIVEKLGGFPVVVKMLESTHGEGVELAHNAWSLQRIMSEFFRYENRLLMQEYIAEARGADTRVLVVDGQIIASMRRQAKPGEFRSNLHRGASSIAIQLKPEEENLVKEVVRVLNIEVAGVDLLPSSQGPLVMEVNASPGLEGIEGTTGKDVAGAIIRLVEKKVKANKRKD; from the coding sequence ATGAACATCGGAATTCTATCTCGTAGCACGGAACTCTATTCTACGCGCAGCCTCTACAGAGCGGGCAAGCGAAGGGGGCATGCTATGCACGTGATTGACCACACACGGTGCAGCTTGATGATAGACGCAGCGGAACCCAATATTTTTTATCAATCGAAGCCCCTTGATTTCCTTGATGCGGTTATTCCTCGAATAGGTGCCAGTGTTACAGGCCTCGGAGCTGCAGTCATCAATCAGTTTGAACTCATGGGGATTGTCAGCCCAACGAGCCCTGAGGCTCTTCAATTGGCGCGAGATAAATTAAGGAGTTTTCAAACTTTAGTTCAACATCAAATACCTGTTCCCAAAACCTTTATGATCAATCCTTCTGAAGACCTGAAAGAGATTGTCGAGAAATTAGGAGGATTTCCAGTAGTAGTGAAAATGCTGGAAAGTACCCATGGCGAAGGGGTAGAACTAGCCCATAATGCTTGGAGCTTGCAACGAATAATGTCGGAATTTTTTCGCTATGAAAACCGACTGCTCATGCAGGAGTACATCGCGGAAGCAAGAGGGGCCGATACGCGCGTATTAGTGGTCGATGGACAGATAATTGCCAGTATGCGCAGGCAAGCCAAGCCCGGAGAGTTTCGCTCTAATTTACACCGAGGAGCAAGCTCCATAGCCATTCAATTGAAACCAGAAGAAGAAAATTTGGTGAAAGAGGTAGTCAGGGTGTTGAATATTGAAGTAGCAGGAGTGGACTTACTACCTTCTTCCCAGGGGCCATTGGTGATGGAAGTAAATGCTAGTCCGGGCTTAGAAGGAATTGAAGGAACTACGGGTAAAGATGTTGCTGGTGCCATCATCCGATTGGTAGAAAAGAAGGTAAAAGCGAATAAAAGGAAAGATTGA
- a CDS encoding succinylglutamate desuccinylase/aspartoacylase family protein — MKILETTVAPGKKQLIKIPVGQLPSGNTIIVTAHVFRSKKPGPTVLFLAGVHGDEINGMEIIRQAIESGIFENLRAGNVIAIPILNTYGFINFSREVPDGKDVNRSFPGTKTGSLASRVAFAIHKHILPLIDFGVDFHTGGRSNYNYPQIRYTVGDEKASELAEIFGAPLRIAYGTLRKSLRKVALDKHQVPILVFEGGENQRYDGLSIQHGLAGIRRILQYYKMISGEYLPKEGHSFNKTSWLRAARGGLFQWMKSSGSWVAKGEPLGFISDPQGVKPARYIHARADAYIIGHNNTPVVSQGDALFHLAYRE; from the coding sequence ATGAAAATTCTTGAAACCACGGTAGCACCGGGGAAAAAACAACTGATAAAAATACCGGTAGGGCAGCTTCCGAGTGGAAATACGATCATCGTTACAGCACACGTTTTTCGGTCTAAAAAGCCTGGTCCCACGGTATTGTTTTTGGCGGGTGTTCACGGCGATGAAATCAATGGGATGGAGATCATCCGGCAAGCCATTGAGAGTGGAATATTTGAAAACTTGAGGGCAGGTAATGTTATTGCTATTCCGATTCTTAACACTTATGGCTTTATTAATTTCTCCCGGGAAGTACCCGACGGGAAGGATGTAAATCGCTCGTTTCCAGGAACAAAAACAGGATCATTAGCTTCTCGTGTAGCCTTTGCCATTCATAAACATATTCTCCCATTAATTGATTTTGGCGTTGATTTTCATACGGGGGGTAGAAGTAATTACAATTACCCTCAAATTCGATACACGGTAGGGGATGAAAAGGCCAGCGAGTTGGCCGAAATTTTTGGCGCACCCTTGCGTATTGCCTACGGCACTTTAAGAAAATCACTGAGGAAAGTGGCACTTGATAAACATCAGGTACCGATTTTGGTATTTGAAGGGGGGGAGAATCAGCGCTATGATGGTCTGAGTATCCAGCATGGTTTGGCTGGAATCCGCCGTATTTTGCAATACTACAAGATGATTTCAGGAGAATACTTGCCCAAAGAAGGACATTCTTTTAACAAGACCAGCTGGTTGAGAGCAGCTCGAGGTGGCTTGTTTCAATGGATGAAATCATCGGGAAGCTGGGTAGCGAAAGGGGAACCCTTAGGCTTTATTAGTGACCCTCAGGGAGTGAAGCCAGCCAGGTATATTCACGCCCGTGCCGATGCCTATATTATCGGGCACAACAATACGCCTGTCGTCAGTCAAGGAGATGCTTTGTTTCATCTAGCTTACCGAGAGTAA